Below is a genomic region from Henckelia pumila isolate YLH828 chromosome 3, ASM3356847v2, whole genome shotgun sequence.
AGAAGCCAGTGCCTCACTTTTAATCGGTTGCGTTATCGTTCACGTTCACTTAGCCCCTTCAAAATCACTGTAAATCTGATTATGATTTTGAGTGTTATGCGGTCTGATGAATATGTGATTTGGGAACACAGGTTTAATTGTCGGTGGGCTCGCTAATGTTTCCAACACTGAAAATAGCATCAGGTCTTATTGCGATCATCAGTTTCTTGTTCTTGACCCTTTTGTAAAACCCTAGTTTCGAATTTCAGGAAGCAACACTGATTCTTTTTATCTCTTCGTTTATCTTGATTTTGCAGGGCATGGTTCAACTTCCACGAAGAGTTTTTCTTCCTGTTTCTGCTGCCCCCGATCATATTATATCCTTGCGAAATGAACTTTCTTTTTCGGTGTAAAACTATATAGAGTGCGTTTTTATTACGCTACCTTCATTTGTTAGCTTGGTGAAGTAATTTCCTTAACTTATTCTGTGATTACTCAGTCGGGGTTCAGTCTACAACCGGTGAGTCTTTGGTTTTAAGTTTTATGTTTTTCTTTAGAATGTAATCATGGAACTGAAGAAGAGAAATTTATATGTATAAGATATGCATCCTGAATTCAATTTGCAGAAACCATTCTTTTCTAACTTTGGCGCCATTGTCACATTTGCTATATTTGGAACTTTGATAGCTTCTGTTGTCACGGGCATTTTAGTGTGAgtataatttatatttgttgcctctacacacacacacatagcAGTATAGATTTATTCGAGATATGCCTTATTGGAGTAATGCCCCTTATTGAATGCCATAACCTGTCATATTACAGATATCTTGGTGGAGTGACATTTCTAATGTACAAACTTCCATTTGTTGAGTGTCTGATGTTTGGTGCTCTCATCTCGGCTACTGATCCTGTCACTGTTTTATCTATATTTCAGGTGATCCGGTGTTTTAATCACATAGCATCCAAGTTTTGTTTGCTGTTAGCTTGTCAATTCACCATTAAAAACAAAATCTTTGAATAGTTGCTAATCTTGTGAATGGCAATGAGACAAACTTACTTCAGGCTCATCATGAGACAAATAGTAATAGTGTCGCTCATTcatattgaattaaaatgatcAAAATTTTAGCATTGGATAATTTTTGCATTAGATTATTGTACACATGTCTGTTAATTTGCTGGCTTCGGTGAAATTATCTGTTTAAGAATAAATGCAAAAGAACTGCCATACATACCAAGGGAAATTTTTATGAGCACACTCTTGTATATCATGAAGGACACACCATCCTGTGCGTTATTTGAAAACAATGTGGGTTTTGTGCTTCTTTCGAATGTTTACTGGAGTTATTATTAACATGATGGTTTATATGACCTGTCACCATTATTATACATGCTTGAAAATGCATTTGCTAGAATTTTGTAAATCATGTTTTAAGTTGAATGTGTTTTTCCATTTTAGCAGCTTCAAGGTGTTATCTTTTACTATGAATTCGTACATCTTCAACCGATTAAAGTAGCTTGTTGTTCATGTTTCTTCTTCTAAAGGGGTATGGCATTGATTTACCCctttaaatttcatttaaatCAGTGAACCAATAAAAACTATTTTATAGTCAACATATCGATTTCAATCCTGATATTGTAATTCTTTTCTGAAATTTTCAATGGTGCCACGCTGCAAAAATCGATGGAAATCATTGGAACTCTTTTGAGTATCCTTCCCCCACAAAGGATAGACGATAAGATTATCATAGATCATTACACCCAAAGCCTTCCGATGGTTGAATTTTAGTCATCACCTTTAATTCTAGGCCGGGTTAAGTTTGAGATGGCACCTTCTAGTAGCAGGTCTGGGGTTGGTGTCGATTGTAACATGCTCATCTCTGTGTTGATACTCTTTAATTTGGTCTCATGTTTATCTCTGTCAAACAAATGATCAGTTCTTTTTCTGTCATTGACTAATTTTAGAGATGGAAAACAGACGCTTTGCTTCTGCGAATTCAAATCAAAGTATATCTCAATATGATATAATTGTAATTGGCATCTACTTGATATGACTTTTTTAGGAGCTTGGTACGGACGTGAATCTATATGCTTTGGTCTTTGGCGAATCTGTGCTAAATGATGCTGTAAGTCTACTTATATATAATTGTTTCTTGTTGAGGATGCTTCTGTGGAAATATGATATTTTGCATTGGGTGATTTATCTATTCACTTATGTCTTATTTGTTTGCCGGAACTTGCATGTTTAACCATTTGAAGATGGCAATTTCTCTGTACAGGTCAGTTAAATTGCTTCATTCCATCATATGGTGTAATTCTCTTGCATAAGATATTAATTTGGTTCTACACATCCAGGACTATGTCATTGGTAAGGAGCCATGAGTCATCAGGACAGAATTTTTTCATGGTCGTGGTCAGATTTCTTGAGACCTTTGTTGGTTCAATGTCAGCaggtttttatttgtttgaccCTTGTCATAATTGAAACTGTCCTTTTATTGTTCATATGTCGTGGTTAAATTTTTCATTAAATGGCAGAAAATCATAAggattttttcatttatttacgtaacaaattctcatacttCATTATTCTCCCTTAAATGTCTTTTTTCTTTGCTGTGGTGACAAAAGTTTCTCGACTGTGTATTTATTTCATACTTCATTATTATAAGTAATCACATTGGAAGCAATATGTCAGTGAGAATAATATCAAAGTCATGATGGACAAGGCAAGCCAATTCTTTGAACTCCTGGCATTTTCTAATTCTCAATGTGGAAATTGGCTTTCGTCTTGCTGAAAAATTAGTTATTAAGACTTAAGTCTAAGGAAGAGTTCAAATGAATTTGTTTGTTAGTTTTTTCAGGAATTATTGTACTGCGACTAGCACTGACTCCATATTGTGGTACCTATTTGTTTAACCCCTTACGCCTTCAATGGCCAAACAACTTATTGCTTTTGTTGAAACCATTCCCAAAAATCGAGTTCATGGGACTTGGCTCAAGAATGGCATTTATATTTTCACGTGCCCTATAAGTTGAAGTCTAGAGTCTAGAGAGTATATGTCCCGTTTCAACATCCAAGGAGAACAAGTGCGTATTGGTTGGCTACAAGGAATACCCAAGATATCAAGTTGAACACGTTCAAGTAGATTGGTCTTTGGGCAAACAATCGATACCAAAGACCAATTCAATGAAATTTTGTCAATGGTGGTTTTGAACGTTTAACCTCTAGCTGATACCATGTTGAAACTTATTCTTACCAGAAGCACGAGCTTATGGAATGTGACCCGGTAATTGTATTTATACTTTAATTGATAATTGAtagattttaatataaatttgtgAAACTACTCAAGTTGCTCAATTAACTCTTCAAACCTCTATCCCATTGCATATATGTGAGTGGCTGCTTGTTTCACTTATCCTCCTGCTCAATTAATATACATGTTCTATTCCCATCATTCTGTCATATTTGGTGTTAGTGACTTTCTTGGTCCAATGAATTCTTGTATTTGGTGAATTTCCCAGTGTATCTGTAACTGAAAAATTTACACTGCTTTACACCATCTGTGTTGAAGATTCGCACCCATCGAGCTAACTGTAATCTGTTTCTATATCCACAGGGGTTGGAGTTGGATTCACTTCTGCTTTGATATccttttttcaattattttctcTTAGGTCGCCACTTTCTTGCAATGATCTTTTCCTCATGGTCtatttcttgaattcttaacTCCCCAGAACCTTTTCAAGTATGCTGGTTTGGATATTGACAAGTAAGTATATTTTTCAAATAGAATCAAATTCAAGTTTCAGATCTAATTAAACGAGGTACTTACTGCATCATGATATTTACAGTCTTCAGAACTTGGAGTGCTGTTTATTTGTCCTTTTTCCGTATTTCTCGTAAGTCACTTTGGCATTCTTCCATATAGTTTTACAAAATCGGTGTGTTTAGGAGTTTTTCGTacttatttgtgtttttgtcgTGTTTGAATTTTTAGGTATATGCTAGCTGAAGGACTTGGCCTCTCGGGAATTGTATCTATATTGTTCACCGGAATAGTAAGTGAAACTAAATAGTTATGCCTTATTGGTCTTTAATTTTGTgcttgtttctttgttttggtaGATGACCTTAGCTCATGGACTTCTTACATTTCAGGTCATGAAGCACTATGGTTTCTCAAACTTGTCGGACAGTTCGCAGAAATTTGTGTCCGCTTTTTTCCATCTAATATCATCATTGGCTGAAACTTTTATGTAAGCAATCTGTTAGTTCATTTAACTTTTCTTTGAGTTCCTTTGACCTTTTTGGCTTTTTTCTATTGTTGGGCCTGCTTTTTTGGTCTGTCTTGCAGATTTATATACATGGGATTTGATATTGCGATGGAAAAACATAGCTGGTCACATGTTGGATTTATCTTTTTCTCAATCGTATCCACAATTGTATTTGTTCCAAGCTACTTGGTGTTTTGCTATGCTGATATCACACTATTATTTTCCTTAACTTGCTCTAACTTACATCAGCTATTCATTGGGATTGCCAGGTATATTTGCTTTGCCTTCTAAActtaaaatgagtttattgtTATCAACTTTATCGTTATGTACATATTGATGCCAATTTTCTCCTATGCAGTTTTATTATAAGACATGGATAATGTAGTGTTGGATTATGACCCCTGCTAAACTTTCTTATACTTTTTTCTATGAAGAGCTACAAATGTGTTCTCGTGCGCTTACTTGGTGAACTTGGTTAGACCCGCAAATCGGAAAATACCAATGAAGCATCAGAAAGCACTCTGGTATAGTGGTGAGTGGCTGAAAAACCATTGGTGGTCTGCAAACAGATATCTCTTGCATATCCAACACTTTTGCTAGCATGCCTTTTTTAAGTACTCCCACTTTAACAATTATACAATCATGTAGATACCCTCTTGACTGCTCaaacttgtgatttttattttatcacAGGGCTCCGAGGGGCTATGGCTTTTGCCTTGGCTCTTCAATCGATTCATGATCTTCCAGATGGCCATGGTCAGACAATCTTTACTGCCACAACTGCGATAGTTGTTTTGACTGTGAGTGTAGTGATCTGTTCTAACTATTACTAGTTTAAGGTGGATCATTGCTACATTCATGAAGCATAATGGTACCATGTTTTTTGTATGATAATCCAACGTTTTTTTTATGCATAGTTCCCTCAAAGGTAATATGCCTAATTGGTTTTAGAAGTTTAAGATGAAAGTATTAGTGTCTTGTTTGTCGCCTAACTGTTACCCAGGGTTTTACTTGATTAGATCAACTATTCCATTGTTAATTTGATCTTAAACTCGCAGGTAATTCTGTTTTCATAAATATCTCTGCAAATGGAATATCTGTATGTTATAGATTTAATTGGTTTAGCTAGCAGATGTTCCCTAGAAAACTCAGTTTTGCACATGGACATACAGAGGCTTTTTATTTCTTAATATTCTCAGGTAGAATTAATTTAACTAGTAGATGGGGCCCACCACTTCATTTTTTGcacataaatataattttttgtctTGATATTTTTGGGTGGTTGCAATTTTCAGGTTTTGTTAATAGGAGGCTCTACAGGAACCATGCTGGAAGCTTTAGAAGTTGTGGGTGACGACCATGATGGACCATTGGGAGAAGTAAGTAAAAATGTCAATTTAACTGTCACTCTCCCATCTTTTGAGGCGAAAAGTTGGTGCATGTGTTTCATTGAAAATTGTACACACTCAAGTTTGGTTCGGCTGAATGTATTATTTCTGCCCATCTTTTTCATTTTCATTCTCGTTTCCTTCACTGCAAAGCCGCGACTTGAGGAAACCGAGGTGTGCAATATGCTGATTTTAGGGAAAAGTGGTCCCTCCTGTTGTGGAATCCATTTAGAGGAGTCTGCAAGAACTTGTACATTCTTTTTAACACAGTGGAACATGGCATGTGCTGAATTGCTGAAAGCATCGTGgtatcatatggtggaaaactAGAAGCACATCTCTTGAATTCATTCCTTAATGTTGGACCATGTTTTACACAtgattttaaaattgttttttgttAGATATaaccaattttttaaaaatagactAAATTATCCCCTATAAATTTTACTCTTTACTTGCAGAGCTTTGAGACGAGTTACCGAGCCCCTTCTTACGAGGGGGAACCTTCATCTGGAAACAGGTTCAAGATGAAACTGAAGGAGTTCCACAAAAGGTAGCTACAAGTGATTTCCAACTTTTGCCtacattattttcttttttttttaaaaaaaaatggaaacaatatgatatgatattatattaaaaaaggAAGATAGTTACGAAAAGGGGGACCAGAGATCCACGCAAGATAAGGTAAAAGTCAGAGTCAAATTAATGAAGTATTAAACTCCAATACCTATAAAATCTGTAACCGCAAAAGTTTGGAAACCGGCAATCTTCGAAGTTCAGTTTGGAACCCTGAATTTTATCCCGTCCCAAAGATCTTCAAGCCTACATTGTTTTCTTCATTTTGATGTATTGTCAAATTCTTGTTTCACTGTTGCAGCACGACTTCTTTTACTGCGATAGACCGGAACTATCTCACTCCTTTCTTTAAAACTCAAAGCGGTGATGAAGATGAGCATGGTAAGATACATTCTGGATTATCTTCACCATTCTATATTTTGCAAGTTAGGTAATAATAATTAGTACGAGTCTCAGAGATATTCTTGTTGTATGGCTCTGCCTCTGCTGCGCGGCTGACATTGATCCGTTCTGTTCATGGGTTGTGTACTTGACAGTCTTAGAGCcagattttaaaataacatttaAGAGTTGCATGTTTATGTACACAAGCATGAGTGATTCGATTCTGTGAGATTGTGTACTGCAAACAGTAGCATGCCCATTTAGATTAAGTGGACACGAGTTTGTTTACTCTTCATCACATTATTTTTTTTGCCTTTTCCCTTTGCCTTGACCTGTTATTTTCAAATGTTTGAACAGATGATTTTTTGGGTGATTCTAGCAGGGGAGCATTTCGTTGACTCTACCAATCATGATTTCACTCATTCTGCAAGATAGAATGACTCCATTAAGTTGCATGTGGTGTCCCGACTACTAATCCTGATCTCACTCATCCTGCGAGATAGAAATAACTATTGTACATAGTTGCACTTGGCGTACCAAGCCAGAGACTTAAAGCGACAAGTTCGGGGTACCAGAACCTTCTTACTGTTAGAAGTATACATCCATAAAATTATTGATTAGGAAAATTTTAGTACAGAAAAGATAGTCCTTCCCAGGAGCGCTGAGCTGCACTCGAGGTCTCTTATGAGGCAAACTTGATTTCTGTAAAACATTGTTTAATGAGCTTGACGTTGGATCAGGTTTTGAGGTGGTGGTGATGATCATGATTTCAGATATCCATTTTCAATTGAATTTTGTAGAGCATGAAGTTTTATCTTTTGTTTAGTCTCgataatttcttgaattttcatctGCTGATACAAAGGAATGATCCCTTTGCCAGGATttagacaatttttttttctcgagGACTATTACATCTGCTTATATTCCCGCGTTGGTCAAATTGGGCGTTTGTGCTCCGAAGGCAATTTTCATTATAACATCTGATTATTTGCGATGTAAGGTTTTGATTTTGTTACTAAACGTCTAACTTTGTTATCTAGTAGACCCTATTTTTACGTGTTGGTATCAGGTGCGACATCTTGATAAGAAAAGAACAATGCTAAAGGGATAACAAATACAGTATACAACGTTATTTATAACAataatatcgtgagattttgttgttttatcgcgatattttatatttaatgtattgtgagattttgataaattaaattcttgtattgaattttttgtgtgGTAAAATTTGGTGTACAAATTTCGTTGTACCTGTAACATTACTCCAtagaaaatatgaaaataaaaaataaaatgaacatTGAGATTCATGTTGAAAACACCACATGAAAAGATTTACATTTATGCatttacaaacaaaacaaataccTAAACAAAATCAACATAAAACCGGGTAAAGTAACACAATCTATATCCAATCGTGGGTCTATAGCATGGGCCACCCCAAGGGCAGCCCTTGGGGTAGCATAGAACTTCCCCTCATCCACCGTGACATGTTAAAATCTTTCACGTTCACGCAATTcataccgtttggtttgagtgataggataagtaattcatagataagtaatataatgtaaattaaaaataaataggaaaaaatagttaatacattatttgatttgatggatagattataatttatttgatttaattgatgtaaaattattaattaataaatagataaataatatgacgaaaataagacgaaattaattgggataagttatacatagattaataatacatcaaaccaaacaatgcctcTGGCCGAAAAAATCAACGAGAGCACCAATTATAGGAAGCGAATTCGAGATCGCTAATCTCCTCAAGAAGGGGTGAGATTTAGAGAGAATGCAAGATACAAGAAGAATTTTAGATTTCATACATGTCCAGTATTCTCTACAAGTATGAGTTATTGTTCTATTTATACTCTCTATTATAGTAACCGTCTTTCTACTATCTCTTATACAATCATTTAAAACTAGAATTTATTTGGAGTCAACTTTCTACGTCTGACTTGCTTTTCTCTTTTGGCTTATTTTCTCCGTAATCGTATCATTTACAATACACGATTATGGTCATTGCTCCCTTTGATCTGATCATTTTCTTGAAAAGTTCCACTGATTTTAACTAATCACGGGTTGTCACGCCGCCACCCCAAGGGCAGTGCCCTTGGGATAGCATAAAACTCACCGTGGATGAGATGTTCTTATAATGTAGAAAATTCTTAATCTACATTTAAATTGAGGgtccatatatttttatggatctcacAAGTTTTAACAATTTTAGatcattgaatttaatattatgGTACTATTAACTATCCTAACACTTTacatatttaaattctttatggaTTAATTTGATACTTAACGATAATGAAATCAAAAATTAATGTATTACCTGATTCGGACCATTCGGGTCAATCCGCGAACAAGTTTAATTTATAGAATAGTAGGAATAGAACCGTTATCTGTGGAGCACGGCGAACATTTTGCTAACGGCTAGTTTTTCAATCTTTTGTTGTCTTTGTTGGTGAAAGGGTTCCCAattatgattttgtgattttgtgaAATACCATTTTCATCGTTGGAGGCTTCGAACTTTTTTAATCATCGAACGAACGTAATTGGATTTGAATTCTTTTTCTCCTAAATGGCGGGCGTAGCAGCGTCGGATTTGATTGGGGAGCCGCCTGCTCCGCCTCCCACCCAACGGCGGCCAAGAGTGAGGGAGGTTAGTTCTCGCTTCATGTCTCCTCTTACCCAACCCAATTCATCCCCGAACCATCGCGACCACTCCCGGTCCAAATCCGTTCAGAGGCGGCGAACAGACGAGAACCACATCCCAGAGACTAATCGTAGCTTGGATAAATCTTTGGGTCTCGGTGTTCCTACTGTTCAGAGAAAACAACCGCCGCAACGAGTGAAGCAGCAGTATAAGGAAACCGGTGACGATCACCAGCTTTCAAATTTTATGGTTTCGTCAAGACCTGACACGCCAATCGCCAGCGGCACCGATAGAATGGTTCAGTCTCGATATAGGCAAGTTTTTAATAGTGTCAATCGTTCAAATTCGTCTACTAGTGGCAGAAATGGATGCACGCAGGTATCAGCGGCAGCTAGGCTATTGCAAGAAGTGACTTCTGATATGGAAAAGAAGCTTTCTAAGATCTCAACATCGAGGGATGATTCTGATTCATGTAGAGTTACTTTTACAGATCAGAGCAGTTCTTCATGCCCAAATTCACCCCTCTGCGTGCCAACAAGTAAGCTGCGGAGTGGTCCTGATACGCGGTCTTCTATGCCAGATGTGGATAAATGGACTGCAGAAAGGAATCCTAGTAATGCTGGCACAATTCCGAGTGATTTCACACGTTCCTTGAACTTTTCGTCTTCTTTGAAGGTGGGGGTAGGTACTTCATTGCCTCCTCATCCTTCTTTCAGCATAAAGTCGGGGCTTGATGTCAGGAAAGGCAAAAAGCTATCCAGTCATTCAGAAGATGTGCATTCTCTCAAGATCTTAAGTAACCATCATCTGCAATGGCGATTGGCAAATGCAAAAGCAGAGGCTTCCATTCGTGCTCAACAACAGGAAGCTGAGGTTTGTTGTGATCTGCGAGCCCTCGTCCCTAGATTTTTTTAGAATTATTATTGCTGTTATTTAGAATATGATTTGGGCAAGAGCGACAAAAGCCTTTGGAAAACTATGGCTTAGGGTTTCTTAAATTAGTTAAAAATTTTGACTGCTATTCTTGCCCCCTGCTATGATTGAAATCAGAGGTTTTGGTTCCAGTTCATGTTCTTGTGGGGTATGCTCGTGCCTATTGAGTTCCAAATCTGAACTTGGTTCCTTCTTTTCTAGTTAGGTAACACCTAGAAGCAAATCCCAAACACCTAGAAGCaaatcccaaacactaccttagtacTACTCGATCAGATTTTCAGTTGGATCAATTTGAGTTTGTTTTGCTTATGTACCATTTTCATTCCATCCTGTAAATAGAGATTGACACCTTATTTTGAGTATCATAATCCCCTTCACAACATGGCAATACTTGACAATTTCCAATTCAATGTTAATTTTGCTGATTAGTAGTCTTCTTTTTCTTTCCTATCAGAAAAAACTCTATTCACTTGGATGCGAGATAACAAATAAACGCCAAGATGTGCAAAGGAAACGCAACGAACTTTCAGCATTGAGAGGAATACAAACTCTGACTTCAATTGTTGAGGCTCAGGTAATAACAAAATAATACTTTGAAATATATCATTTCAGCATTGTCTAGCAAAACTACTGTTCACAAATCTTGTATCCAAGTTACATTTAGAAAGcctttctttcacaactttccAACTCACAGACCGCTTATACAGCAATCTATTTCATCCAATCAAGCATAACACGAATTTTAGTATTCTTTACTAAGAGAAAGAAGGAAAGATTACTCCCGCTAATAATAAATATCTGCCAAAAAAATCATTTCACGTCATCAGCTCAATATTTTTGTAGTGCCTTTTGCCATTTCAGTCTTTTTTGCTCACGCCTGGCTAAAAGACAATGTTCGTCTGTGATCATGATTGGCTTTCTCACACCCAGCAAATACAAAATGCCACTATGATGATTATCTTCTAACTGCTTTATTCATTTTAAACTGCATTATAAAGAGTTGCAGTAAAATATTTATCTTCTAGCTGCTTTATTCATTTTAAACTGCATTATAAAGAGTTGCAGTAAAATATTTAC
It encodes:
- the LOC140886925 gene encoding sodium/hydrogen exchanger 6-like — encoded protein: MDEMQISPADPHGSPAKDQQAAGVGILLQIMMLVLSFVLGHVLRRHRFYYLPEASASLLIGLIVGGLANVSNTENSIRAWFNFHEEFFFLFLLPPIIFQSGFSLQPKPFFSNFGAIVTFAIFGTLIASVVTGILVYLGGVTFLMYKLPFVECLMFGALISATDPVTVLSIFQELGTDVNLYALVFGESVLNDAMAISLYRTMSLVRSHESSGQNFFMVVVRFLETFVGSMSAGVGVGFTSALLFKYAGLDIDNLQNLECCLFVLFPYFSYMLAEGLGLSGIVSILFTGIVMKHYGFSNLSDSSQKFVSAFFHLISSLAETFIFIYMGFDIAMEKHSWSHVGFIFFSILFIGIARATNVFSCAYLVNLVRPANRKIPMKHQKALWYSGLRGAMAFALALQSIHDLPDGHGQTIFTATTAIVVLTVLLIGGSTGTMLEALEVVGDDHDGPLGESFETSYRAPSYEGEPSSGNRFKMKLKEFHKSTTSFTAIDRNYLTPFFKTQSGDEDEHDDFLGDSSRGAFR
- the LOC140892558 gene encoding protein ENDOSPERM DEFECTIVE 1-like — protein: MAGVAASDLIGEPPAPPPTQRRPRVREVSSRFMSPLTQPNSSPNHRDHSRSKSVQRRRTDENHIPETNRSLDKSLGLGVPTVQRKQPPQRVKQQYKETGDDHQLSNFMVSSRPDTPIASGTDRMVQSRYRQVFNSVNRSNSSTSGRNGCTQVSAAARLLQEVTSDMEKKLSKISTSRDDSDSCRVTFTDQSSSSCPNSPLCVPTSKLRSGPDTRSSMPDVDKWTAERNPSNAGTIPSDFTRSLNFSSSLKVGVGTSLPPHPSFSIKSGLDVRKGKKLSSHSEDVHSLKILSNHHLQWRLANAKAEASIRAQQQEAEKKLYSLGCEITNKRQDVQRKRNELSALRGIQTLTSIVEAQMPYLDEWSTTEEDYTSSLSGITHALLSSSARLPVSGEVRADVEELENAMSSAYKVVESIGSRVQRFMEKAEEMDGSVSELARMVGRERVHIEECGDLLAKTCKSQVEECSLRGTLIQLHHISTTTVSTEE